GCGAGCGCGGCGCCGGGGAGAGCGGCGGGGCCTGACCGGGCCGCCGGTCGGACGCGATCGGGCCGCCGCCCCGGCCGGATCGATCGGATCGGCCGGGGCGGGAAAGAGGTCAGACGTTGAACAGGAAGTTCATCACGTCGCCGTCGTGGACCACGTATTCCTTGCCTTCGGCGCGCATCTTGCCCGCTTCCTTCGCGCCCTGCTCACCCTTGTAGGTGATGTAGTCGTCGTAGCCGATCGTCTGCGCGCGGATGAAGCCGCGCTCGAAATCGGTGTGGATCACGCCCGCGGCCTGCGGAGCCGTGTCGCCGATGTGGATCGTCCAGGCACGCACTTCCTTCACGCCGGCCGTGAAGTAGGTCTGCAGGCCGAGCAGCTTGAAGCCGGCGCGGATCACGCGGTCCAGGCCCGGCTCGTCCATGCCCATGTCGGCGAGGAACGCGTCCTTGTCGGCGTCGTCGAGATCGGCGATTTCCGCCTCGATCGCGGCGCACACGGCCACCACCGGCGACTTCTCGGCCTCGGCGTAGTTGCGCACGGCGTCGAGGTGCGGGTTGTTCTCGAAGCCGTCGTCCTTGACGTTGGCCACGTACATGGCCGGCTTCGCGGTGATCAGGCAGAACGGCTTGAGGATCGCGTGCTCGTCGTCGGACAGGTCGAGGCCGCGTACCGCCTTGCCCTGGTCGAGGTGAGCGCGGACCTTCTCGAGCGCCGCGGCGAGCTTGACCGCTTCCTTGTCGTTGCCTGACTTGGCGGCCTTCGAATAGCGCGAGAGCGCCTTTTCCACGGTGGCCAGGTCGGCCAGCGCGAGTTCGGTGTTGATCACCTCGATGTCGTCGAGCGGGCTCACGCGGCCAGCCACGTGGATCACGTTCTCGTCCTCGAAGCAGCGCACCACGTGCGTGATCGCATCGGTCTCGCGGATGTTGGCGAGGAACTGGTTGCCGAGCCCTTCACCCTTGCTCGCGCCCGCCACGAGGCCGGCGATGTCGACGAACTCGACCACGGCCGGCACGATCCGCTCCGGCTTCACGATCGCGGAGATCGCCTTCAGGCGCGCGTCCGGCACCTCGACGATGCCGACGTTCGGCTCGATGGTGCAGAACGGATAGTTCTCGGCGGCGATGCCGGCCTTGGTCAGCGCGTTGAACAGGGTGGACTTGCCGACGTTGGGCAAGCCGACGATGCCGCATTTGAGACTCATGGAAAACCTTTCTGGATCAGATGTTGTGCCGGTTCGCGCGACGCCGGGCGCCGCTCGCGCCGCCATGGCGCGGCGCGGATGGCGCCGGGCGGGGCGGCCGGCGGCGCGAGGCGGCGCGGCGGTGGCCGGCGCTTGCGCGGCAGGGCTGCCCGCGAAAACGGCAATTGTATCGCGTTCGGGTGGCGGGATTTCGGGGCGGCAGCGCGAATCGGCGCCGGGGCGGGCGCGGGAGCGCCGCTTGGCAGTTGGCGCACCGGGGCGGCGAGGCGCGGACGTCTACATGGTCCGGCATGGCCGCGCGCAGCCACGGGCAGCGAAGCAGGCGCGCGCGGCGAGCGTCGGGCGAGCGTCGAAATCGAGGGGAAGCGGGGAGCGAAGCTTTCTGGCGACGCGAGCCAGCGCAGCCAACCGAAGCGGGTCGCAACGGCGATTCGCCGACGCGACCAGATCAATCGGCACGATCGAAGCGGCCGACGCGATCGAAGCAGCCAGACCGACGACAGCCCGGGCCGCCATCGGCGCTCCGCCGCGAGTTCAGTCGGCGATGCGCCGGTCGGCCAGCGCCGCGCGGCAGTCGTCGAGCACGAGCGTGACGAGCCGAGACTGGCGGTCGAGGTCGTCGCTGTCGATGATTTCCTCGACGGCGTCGCGCGCCCAGGCCGCGTCGACGAAGCTCGCGTGCTTCCTCGCGATGTCGAGCGCCACGGCGGCCAGTTTCGCGACGCACAGCCAGTCGGCTTCGCGCAGGTGGCGATCGAGCCACTTGTGCGCCGCCTGCACCTGGAACGGTGCCGAGGGCCAGGATTCGTTCAGATAGAACGCGCCGAGATTCCCGATCGTGAGCCAGCACAGCAGCTCGACGCGGTCATGTTGGGTGAGGTTGTGGTGTACGTCGCTCATGGCCATGCTCGAGATGGGGTTGAGAGTCGCTTTCCGTCACCGGTGAAACTCGGAGCCGACGAATCAACAATAGCACGCCATGAACGCTTTCACGCAAGCCGGGACTCGCCCGAACTCGCGTGAACCCGCATCAGTAACGATAGTAGTCGTGGTGATGGTAGCCGCCGCCGTCCGGCACGACGATGCAGCCGCCAAGCGTGCTGCCGAGCACGAGGGCGAGGGTGGCGAGCAGTGCGATCCGTTTCAGCTTCATGGTGAATCTCCGTTTGGGTCGTTGATGGAGCCGACTGTAGCGGCGCACCGGATGACAAGCCGTATGCGTTTGTAAGGAAACGTGTGGGGTGTAATGCGGCGCCCCGGTCTGGTCGCCGCGCGGCGCGACGGCGGTTACGGATGAAATGGTTCCGGATCGAATGGGGCGCCCCGCGAGGCGAGCCGAGGGCCGCCGAA
The genomic region above belongs to Burkholderia plantarii and contains:
- the ychF gene encoding redox-regulated ATPase YchF, whose translation is MSLKCGIVGLPNVGKSTLFNALTKAGIAAENYPFCTIEPNVGIVEVPDARLKAISAIVKPERIVPAVVEFVDIAGLVAGASKGEGLGNQFLANIRETDAITHVVRCFEDENVIHVAGRVSPLDDIEVINTELALADLATVEKALSRYSKAAKSGNDKEAVKLAAALEKVRAHLDQGKAVRGLDLSDDEHAILKPFCLITAKPAMYVANVKDDGFENNPHLDAVRNYAEAEKSPVVAVCAAIEAEIADLDDADKDAFLADMGMDEPGLDRVIRAGFKLLGLQTYFTAGVKEVRAWTIHIGDTAPQAAGVIHTDFERGFIRAQTIGYDDYITYKGEQGAKEAGKMRAEGKEYVVHDGDVMNFLFNV